A window of Helicobacter pylori genomic DNA:
AAAAACAAGGATTTACGCCCTTATAGGATAGAAAAAGAAGAGAGCGAGGACGATATTATTATGATCTGTGAGTTTTCTCGCTGGACTATAGGGGTTAGGATCTATGAAGCGGATAGGATTTTAAGCAAGAAATGGACTGAAATGGAGCAAAGTGCTGGGCTTGGGGGATCTGCAGGCAACAACAAGCTCGTGAGCCGCACGCGCTATTTTGACGGGCGTTTGGTGCAAGTGGTGGATATTGAAAAAATGCTTATAGATGTGTTCCCTTGGATTGAAGATGAAAAACACAGCGATTTGGAAACGCTCTCTAAAATCCATTCTAACCAATGCGTTTTGCTTGCTGATGACTCCCCAAGCGTTTTAAAGACCATGCAAATGATTTTAGACAAATTAGGGGTCAAGCATATTGATTTTATCAATGGTAAAACCTTATTGGAGCATTTGTTCAGCCCAACAACCGATGTGAGTAATATTGGTCTTATCATCACCGATTTAGAAATGCCAGAAGCGAGCGGTTTTGAAGTGATCAAGCAGGTTAAAAACAACCCTTTGACTTCAAAAATCCCTATCGTGGTCAATTCTTCTATGAGCGGTAGCTCTAATGAAGACATGGCTAGGAGTTTGAAGGCGGATGATTTCATCTCTAAATCTAACCCCAAAGACATCCAGCGAGTGGTTAAGCAGTTTTTGGAATTAGCATGAAACAATTTAGCGCTATCCCCACCCCTTGCTATGTGCTAGAGAGCGAACGCTTAGAAAAAAACGCTAATATTTTAGAAATCGTGTGCCAACAAAGTGGGGCAAAAATTTTGCTCGCTTTAAAAGGGTATGCGTTTTGGCGCGAGTTTGGCATTTTAAGGAAAAAATTGAACGGGTGTTGCGCGAGCGGTCTTTATGAAGCCAAGCTCGCTTTTGAAGAATTTGGGGGGCGAGAGAGCCAAAAAGAAATTTGCGTGTATAGCCCGGCCTTTAAAGAAGCTGAAATCAATGCCATTTTACCCCTAGCCACAAGCGTTGTTTTTAACTCTTTTTACCAATACGCCACTTATAAAGACAGGATTTTAGAGAAAAACAAGCAATTAGAAAAATTAGGCTTAAGCCCCATTAAAATGGGTTTGAGGATCAACCCTCTTTATAGCGAAGTAACTCCGGCGATTTATAACCCATGCGCTAAAACAAGCCGGTTAGGGATTGCGCCTAGCGAATTTGAAAAAGGGGTGAAAGAGCATGGCTTAGAGGGGGTGAACGGGTTGCATTTCCATACGCATTGCGAGCAAAACGCTGATGCGTTGTGCCGGACTTTAGAGCATGTAGAAAGGCATTTCAAGCCTTATTTAGAGGGCATGGAGTGGGTGAATTTTGGTGGAGGGCATCATATCACCAAGAGCGATTATGATGTGAATTTGCTCATCCAAACGATTAAGGATTTTAAAGAACGCTACCATAATATAGAAGTGATTTTAGAACCCGGGGAAGCCATAGGGTGGCAATGCGGGTTTTTAATCGCAAGCGTGATAGACATCGTTAAAAACGGCCAAGAAATTGCGATTTTAGACGCTTCTTTTAGCGCTCACATGCCGGATTGCTTAGAAATGCCCTATCGCCCTAGCATTCTTAAAATTTCCATAGAAAACGATGAAGAGCTTATTGAAGTTGAAAAGGGTGAAAACCAAGGGGCTTTTTCTTACTTTTTGGGTGGCCCTACTTGTTTGGCGGGGGATTTTATGGGGAGTTTTAGTTTTGATACGCCTTTAAAAAGGGGCGATAAAATCTTATTTAAAGACATGCTCCATTATACGATCGTTAAAAACAACTCGTTTAATGGCGTCCCGCTCCCAAGTCTGGCTAAAATAGACGATCAAGGTTTCAAAATCCTTAAAAGCTTTTCTTATGAAGATTATAAAAACAGAAATTAGGGCTTTAATTAAAGTTTCAATTAGGGCTTCAATTAAGGTTTTTGGGGCTTGTGAAAAGACCCACGCACAGCATTCCAATACCAAGCCCGGCCAACACCGCGCCAATGGTGTGCATGTCTAAATAAATGCGAGCGAGCATGGTTAAAGGGATGAAAGGCAAGAGCCACAAGTATTTTTTAAAAGAATAACGGCGCAGTAAAAACACCACGGCTAAACCCACCATAGACGAATGCCCGCTTGGCATGTTGAAATTACCTCCATAAGGGCGCTCTCCCAAACGCTGGTGATGGATAGTTACATTATTTAAGGCTCTTTTAGCAGTGTGCGTGAGAATGGTCGTAGCGATAGAAGCGTTAGCGACTTGAAAAAGCCCTATGGCATCTCTTTGGATTAAGGGGATTGCCACGGATAAAATCGTAGGGAGGAAGCGCGCGTAATGCTCGGTGAAATGAAACACTGAAGGCACGCTCTGTTGTTTAGGGACTTTAGGGAAAGGGATAAAAATACCCAATAAAATCAAGCCCAAACTAAACAACAACAAAGTTTTAGAAAAGCTTTTGGGCAGGCTTTCGCAAAATTTTTGTTTGAATGAGAATTTTTCCATGCGTGTTATTTTACTCTTTTTTGTGTTTGAGCAGATCTAAAGAAGGGCGATAAACAACGCTAGGGCTTTTAAAATCTTCAAACACCCCTAAAATGCTATGGAAAATAGTGTTTTGATTAATGGGAGTTTGGGTT
This region includes:
- the nspC gene encoding carboxynorspermidine decarboxylase, with the protein product MKQFSAIPTPCYVLESERLEKNANILEIVCQQSGAKILLALKGYAFWREFGILRKKLNGCCASGLYEAKLAFEEFGGRESQKEICVYSPAFKEAEINAILPLATSVVFNSFYQYATYKDRILEKNKQLEKLGLSPIKMGLRINPLYSEVTPAIYNPCAKTSRLGIAPSEFEKGVKEHGLEGVNGLHFHTHCEQNADALCRTLEHVERHFKPYLEGMEWVNFGGGHHITKSDYDVNLLIQTIKDFKERYHNIEVILEPGEAIGWQCGFLIASVIDIVKNGQEIAILDASFSAHMPDCLEMPYRPSILKISIENDEELIEVEKGENQGAFSYFLGGPTCLAGDFMGSFSFDTPLKRGDKILFKDMLHYTIVKNNSFNGVPLPSLAKIDDQGFKILKSFSYEDYKNRN
- the lpxE gene encoding lipid A 1-phosphatase LpxE, producing the protein MPKSFSKTLLLFSLGLILLGIFIPFPKVPKQQSVPSVFHFTEHYARFLPTILSVAIPLIQRDAIGLFQVANASIATTILTHTAKRALNNVTIHHQRLGERPYGGNFNMPSGHSSMVGLAVVFLLRRYSFKKYLWLLPFIPLTMLARIYLDMHTIGAVLAGLGIGMLCVGLFTSPKNLN
- the cheV1 gene encoding chemotaxis protein CheV1 translates to MADSLASIDQVTSLHKNNELQLLCFRLGKNKDLYAVNVFKIREVVKYHGNLTIISHENNSLVEGLIIIRELTIPLIDMKKWFYYDSQNKNKDLRPYRIEKEESEDDIIMICEFSRWTIGVRIYEADRILSKKWTEMEQSAGLGGSAGNNKLVSRTRYFDGRLVQVVDIEKMLIDVFPWIEDEKHSDLETLSKIHSNQCVLLADDSPSVLKTMQMILDKLGVKHIDFINGKTLLEHLFSPTTDVSNIGLIITDLEMPEASGFEVIKQVKNNPLTSKIPIVVNSSMSGSSNEDMARSLKADDFISKSNPKDIQRVVKQFLELA